In one Sphingobium sp. MI1205 genomic region, the following are encoded:
- a CDS encoding RcnB family protein produces the protein MIKKLLMSLAATTMVASPLVATQAQAAPHREVHRVVKQGPNGRTVVKQKTVVRKNDHRRWAKGQRFDRRHAANYRVINNYRDYRLNTPPRGYQWVRSGNDAVLVALTSGIIGAVIGSAIR, from the coding sequence ATGATCAAGAAGCTGCTGATGAGCCTGGCCGCAACCACCATGGTCGCAAGCCCGCTGGTCGCCACGCAGGCGCAGGCCGCGCCCCACCGTGAGGTCCACCGCGTCGTGAAGCAGGGGCCTAATGGCCGCACCGTGGTCAAGCAAAAGACCGTGGTGCGCAAGAATGACCATCGCCGCTGGGCCAAGGGCCAGCGTTTCGACCGCCGCCATGCAGCCAATTATCGCGTGATCAACAACTATCGCGATTACCGCCTGAACACCCCGCCGCGTGGGTATCAGTGGGTCCGGTCGGGCAATGACGCCGTCCTGGTTGCACTTACCAGCGGCATCATCGGCGCTGTGATCGGCAGCGCCATCCGCTAA
- a CDS encoding BLUF domain-containing protein: MYISSAQGAVSADQCAAIARAAGVRNRMADVTGLLLFNGKRFIQVLEGPRLAVESTYERICRDERHRGVVKLRESVIDEREFGNWGMAYDDPARPSDRLKDKVAALLDQASASTRAHFIGSAEMHRR, encoded by the coding sequence ATGTATATCAGCAGCGCCCAGGGGGCTGTCTCGGCGGACCAGTGCGCTGCAATCGCGCGTGCCGCGGGTGTCCGGAACAGGATGGCGGACGTCACGGGGCTGCTGCTGTTCAACGGCAAACGCTTCATCCAGGTTCTCGAAGGACCTCGCCTAGCCGTGGAAAGCACCTACGAACGCATCTGCCGCGACGAGCGGCACCGGGGCGTGGTGAAGTTGCGCGAATCCGTCATCGACGAACGCGAATTCGGCAATTGGGGCATGGCCTATGACGATCCCGCCCGGCCCTCCGACCGCCTGAAGGACAAAGTCGCTGCCCTGCTCGACCAGGCCAGCGCATCGACCCGCGCCCATTTCATCGGATCGGCGGAGATGCATCGCCGCTGA
- the rpsF gene encoding 30S ribosomal protein S6: MALYEHVFLARQDLAQAQVDALAETATKIVEDNDGKVTKVETWGLRSLAYKIAKNRKAHYVMLNIDAPAGVVAELERQTQINEDIIRYMTVKVDELETGPSVMMRKQERSERGDRGPRGDRGDRGLREDRGPRRDREDAPAGE, translated from the coding sequence ATGGCTCTTTACGAGCATGTGTTCCTTGCGCGCCAGGATCTGGCACAGGCGCAGGTGGACGCACTGGCGGAAACCGCCACCAAGATCGTCGAGGATAATGACGGCAAGGTTACCAAGGTCGAGACCTGGGGCCTGCGCAGCCTCGCCTACAAGATCGCCAAGAACCGCAAGGCTCACTATGTGATGCTGAACATCGACGCCCCCGCCGGCGTCGTCGCGGAACTGGAGCGCCAGACCCAGATCAACGAAGACATCATCCGCTACATGACCGTCAAGGTCGATGAACTGGAAACCGGCCCGTCGGTCATGATGCGCAAGCAGGAACGCTCCGAGCGCGGTGATCGCGGTCCCCGTGGCGATCGTGGTGACCGTGGCCTTCGCGAAGATCGTGGCCCGCGCCGCGACCGCGAAGACGCCCCGGCTGGCGAATAA
- the rpsR gene encoding 30S ribosomal protein S18, which produces MARPFFRRRKSCPFAAKDAPKIDYKDVRLLQGFVSERGKIVPSRITAVSAKKQRELAQAIKRARHLGLLPYIVK; this is translated from the coding sequence ATGGCACGCCCGTTTTTCCGCCGCCGCAAGAGCTGCCCCTTCGCCGCCAAGGATGCGCCGAAGATCGATTACAAGGACGTCCGTCTGCTCCAGGGCTTCGTGTCCGAGCGCGGCAAGATCGTCCCCAGCCGCATCACCGCGGTTTCCGCCAAGAAGCAGCGCGAGCTGGCCCAGGCCATCAAGCGCGCCCGTCACCTGGGCCTGCTGCCCTACATCGTGAAGTGA
- the rplI gene encoding 50S ribosomal protein L9 — MEIILLERIEKLGAIGDVVTVKDGYARNFLLPNKKALRSNNANKKVFEANRAKIEADNAARRGDAEKAAEGVNGKQIVLIRQSSNAGHLYGSVAVRDVVEALHADGVTNVTKAMIVLERPIKTLGLFDVKVALHPEVLTTIQVNVARSPEEAELQAQGVDVMADLFEKDESGFTEDYDPNAEPGEIATETEEAPAEEA, encoded by the coding sequence ATGGAAATCATTCTCCTCGAACGGATCGAGAAGCTGGGCGCCATCGGTGACGTCGTCACCGTGAAGGACGGTTACGCTCGTAACTTCCTGCTGCCCAACAAGAAGGCGCTGCGCTCCAACAACGCCAACAAGAAGGTCTTCGAAGCCAACCGCGCGAAGATTGAAGCCGACAACGCCGCCCGCCGTGGCGACGCTGAAAAGGCTGCCGAAGGCGTCAACGGCAAGCAGATCGTCCTGATCCGCCAGTCGTCGAACGCCGGCCATCTTTATGGTTCGGTCGCCGTGCGTGACGTGGTCGAAGCACTGCATGCCGATGGCGTTACCAACGTCACCAAGGCGATGATCGTGCTGGAACGCCCGATCAAGACCCTGGGCCTGTTCGACGTCAAGGTCGCGCTGCACCCCGAAGTCCTGACCACCATTCAGGTGAACGTCGCACGCTCGCCCGAAGAGGCCGAGTTGCAGGCGCAGGGCGTGGACGTGATGGCCGACCTGTTCGAAAAGGACGAGAGCGGCTTCACCGAAGATTATGATCCGAATGCGGAGCCGGGCGAAATCGCCACGGAAACCGAAGAAGCCCCGGCCGAAGAAGCCTAA
- a CDS encoding helix-turn-helix domain-containing protein encodes MTQDPFIEQSSVSGDQRETARWPIRLELPGALGGESADVMVHDISTAGMLIETKARLKQGQAVLVTLPEAGAVAARVVWQDEPLFGCRFDDALPQAAVSATRLRGTMRSDGRPVDHVPSDKQREMLPERLRRLRRERGISRTELSERTGFSKPSLWAWETGKTMPRRKNLLVLAEVFGLTEQQLVLGEATATPRQSDPALLSRPARQLHDVIDAAKGEIAMHAGVDKSRVHIRIDY; translated from the coding sequence ATGACCCAGGATCCATTTATCGAACAATCGTCAGTATCCGGCGATCAGCGCGAAACCGCCCGCTGGCCCATTCGGCTGGAGCTGCCCGGCGCGCTCGGCGGCGAGTCGGCCGATGTCATGGTTCATGATATTTCGACCGCTGGCATGTTGATCGAGACCAAAGCGCGGCTGAAACAGGGCCAGGCTGTGCTGGTAACCCTGCCCGAAGCAGGCGCGGTGGCCGCCCGCGTGGTGTGGCAGGATGAACCGCTGTTCGGATGCCGATTCGACGACGCGCTGCCCCAGGCCGCCGTCAGTGCGACCCGGTTGCGCGGCACGATGCGCAGCGATGGCCGACCGGTCGATCATGTCCCGTCGGACAAGCAACGGGAAATGCTGCCGGAGCGATTACGTCGCCTGCGCCGGGAACGCGGCATAAGCCGCACCGAGCTGTCGGAACGGACAGGATTCAGCAAACCTTCACTGTGGGCATGGGAAACGGGGAAGACGATGCCGCGGCGCAAGAACCTGCTCGTGCTGGCGGAAGTTTTCGGCCTGACCGAGCAGCAGCTTGTGCTGGGTGAGGCGACTGCGACGCCGCGCCAGTCCGATCCGGCCCTGCTTTCCCGTCCCGCCCGGCAGCTTCACGATGTTATCGACGCGGCAAAGGGCGAGATTGCCATGCACGCGGGCGTCGACAAATCCAGGGTGCATATCCGCATCGACTATTAA
- the lgt gene encoding prolipoprotein diacylglyceryl transferase — protein sequence MAKAIFPKGNDNLILELAAAASGAIRFDQLGLSPVALDLGFFTLKWYSLAYLAGILVGYWYLLKLVAQPGSPMARRHADDMIFYATLGIIIGGRLAYVLFYQPEILRNPLDILKLWNGGMSFHGGVIGVSLGVLYMARKEQLSWLRIHDYVACCVPFGLFFGRLANFVNGELWGKETDVPWAIIFPTGGPFPRHPSQLYEAFFEGLVLLLILGFAFWKTRARYKPGLLVGLFLFFYGLFRFGIEFYREADAQLMEFAARTGLHMGQWLCVPMILGGLYLIVTAKGRRVRVEPIAGSASVS from the coding sequence ATGGCGAAGGCCATATTTCCCAAGGGGAACGACAACTTGATCCTTGAGCTTGCCGCCGCCGCATCTGGCGCCATCCGTTTCGATCAGCTGGGTCTCAGCCCGGTTGCGCTGGACCTCGGCTTCTTCACGCTGAAATGGTACAGCCTCGCCTATCTGGCGGGCATATTGGTCGGCTACTGGTATCTGCTGAAACTGGTTGCCCAGCCCGGATCGCCCATGGCGCGCCGTCATGCCGATGACATGATCTTCTACGCGACGCTTGGCATCATCATCGGCGGGCGTCTGGCCTATGTCCTGTTCTACCAGCCGGAAATCCTGCGCAATCCGCTCGATATCCTGAAGCTGTGGAATGGCGGCATGTCGTTCCACGGCGGGGTCATCGGCGTGTCGCTGGGCGTGCTGTACATGGCGCGCAAGGAGCAACTGTCCTGGCTGCGCATCCATGACTATGTCGCCTGCTGTGTCCCCTTCGGCCTGTTCTTCGGTCGCCTCGCCAATTTCGTGAATGGCGAGTTGTGGGGCAAGGAAACCGATGTTCCATGGGCCATCATCTTCCCGACCGGCGGCCCATTCCCGCGCCACCCGAGCCAGCTTTACGAAGCCTTTTTCGAAGGTCTCGTCCTGCTCCTCATCCTTGGCTTCGCCTTCTGGAAAACGCGCGCGCGGTACAAGCCGGGCCTGCTCGTCGGCCTGTTCCTCTTTTTCTACGGGCTGTTCCGTTTCGGCATCGAATTTTATCGCGAGGCGGACGCGCAGCTGATGGAGTTCGCTGCGCGCACCGGCCTGCATATGGGCCAATGGCTGTGCGTGCCGATGATCCTGGGCGGCCTCTACCTTATCGTCACTGCAAAGGGCCGCCGCGTCCGCGTCGAACCGATCGCGGGAAGCGCGAGTGTCAGCTGA
- a CDS encoding class I SAM-dependent methyltransferase gives MSAEQLTLAERLARQISAGGPISVAHYMAEANQHYYGTRDPLGAAGDFTTAPEISQMFGELVGLCLADVWMRSGSRPNALYAELGPGRGTLAADALRAMANIGFTPPPHFVETSPSLRERQRSMLPTVFHHDAVGGLPDSGPLLVVANEFFDALPVRQIVRSGDEWRERVVVRPDNGQPGRFEAMPGYRRVESGIPAIATDAPDGAILEMPLAGTAIALELAQRIARQGGAAIIIDYGYEGPAVGDTLQAVRNHQYADPFVEPGESDLTTHVDFTMIGNMARQAGLRVLGPVGQGAFLRQLGIDARADQLARTTPARAAEVEAARLRLTADDAMGTLFKAMAWVHPEWVEPAGFEL, from the coding sequence GTGTCAGCTGAACAGCTGACGCTGGCAGAACGCCTCGCCCGGCAAATCAGTGCGGGCGGCCCCATTTCGGTCGCCCACTACATGGCCGAGGCGAATCAGCATTATTACGGCACCCGCGATCCGCTGGGCGCTGCGGGCGACTTCACGACCGCGCCTGAAATCAGCCAGATGTTCGGCGAGCTGGTCGGCCTGTGCCTTGCCGATGTCTGGATGCGGTCGGGCAGCAGGCCCAATGCGCTCTATGCCGAACTTGGCCCCGGACGCGGCACCCTCGCGGCGGATGCCCTGCGCGCCATGGCGAACATAGGCTTCACGCCCCCGCCGCACTTCGTGGAAACCAGCCCCAGCCTGCGCGAGCGGCAGCGGTCTATGCTGCCGACCGTCTTTCATCATGACGCGGTTGGCGGGCTGCCGGACAGCGGCCCACTGCTCGTCGTGGCCAATGAATTTTTCGATGCGCTGCCGGTTCGTCAGATCGTGCGCAGTGGCGATGAATGGCGCGAGCGTGTCGTCGTGCGGCCCGATAACGGGCAGCCCGGCCGGTTCGAAGCGATGCCCGGTTATCGCCGCGTCGAATCGGGCATTCCCGCCATCGCCACCGATGCGCCCGATGGCGCGATCCTGGAAATGCCGCTTGCAGGGACAGCCATCGCACTGGAACTGGCGCAACGGATCGCCCGACAAGGAGGCGCGGCGATCATCATCGACTATGGCTATGAAGGGCCAGCGGTTGGCGACACGTTGCAGGCCGTGCGCAACCATCAATATGCCGATCCCTTCGTAGAGCCGGGCGAGAGCGATCTGACCACCCATGTTGATTTCACGATGATCGGCAATATGGCGCGGCAGGCGGGGCTTCGCGTACTGGGTCCGGTAGGTCAGGGCGCGTTCCTGCGCCAGCTGGGCATCGATGCGCGGGCCGACCAACTGGCGCGCACGACTCCCGCGCGGGCGGCGGAGGTGGAAGCGGCGCGGCTGAGGCTGACGGCGGACGATGCGATGGGCACGTTGTTCAAGGCGATGGCGTGGGTCCACCCCGAATGGGTGGAGCCTGCCGGGTTCGAACTTTAA
- the gmk gene encoding guanylate kinase: MADSIPIETPDFKRRGVLFVLSSPSGAGKSTIARKLLAAEPDLAMSVSATTRPMRPGEVEGKDYHFVDLEEFRRMTADQEFLEWAHVFGQRYGTPRAPVEAMLKSGRDVLFDIDWQGAQQLHQIAGGDVVRVFILPPSMEELERRLRGRATDSEEVIEGRMSRAANEIAHWDGYDYVLCNVDADDCFQRVQTILHAERMKRSRQTGLIGFIRRLSRYHQED, from the coding sequence ATGGCCGACAGCATCCCCATCGAGACGCCCGATTTCAAGCGGCGTGGCGTGCTCTTCGTTCTGTCCTCGCCCTCTGGCGCGGGCAAATCCACCATTGCGCGCAAGCTTCTGGCCGCAGAGCCCGACCTTGCCATGTCGGTATCCGCGACGACGCGGCCGATGCGGCCTGGGGAGGTCGAGGGCAAGGACTATCATTTCGTCGATCTGGAAGAATTTCGCCGGATGACGGCGGACCAGGAATTTCTTGAGTGGGCCCATGTCTTTGGCCAGCGCTACGGCACGCCCCGCGCGCCGGTGGAGGCGATGCTGAAGAGCGGGCGCGACGTGCTGTTCGACATCGACTGGCAGGGCGCGCAGCAACTGCACCAGATTGCGGGCGGCGACGTCGTCCGTGTGTTCATCCTGCCGCCTTCGATGGAGGAACTGGAGCGCCGCCTGCGTGGTCGCGCTACCGACAGCGAGGAAGTCATCGAAGGCCGCATGTCCCGCGCCGCCAATGAAATCGCGCACTGGGACGGCTATGACTATGTGCTGTGCAATGTCGATGCGGACGATTGTTTCCAACGCGTCCAGACCATCCTGCACGCCGAACGCATGAAGCGCAGCCGCCAGACTGGCCTGATCGGCTTCATCCGGCGTCTCAGCCGTTATCATCAGGAAGATTGA
- a CDS encoding DUF2585 domain-containing protein, giving the protein MARGREGDDSLRHKAIRNRRGYLTAAAIVLLAGALLFLMARPPICSCGHVELWHGALDSGNSQHIADWYSLSHVIHGFLFYAAAHLLMRRQPLGPRLALAVLVECVWEILENSPIIIDRYRAATIALGYSGDTILNSMSDIGMMTLGFLFAARAPVAVTVCAGIAMELVALTVIRDNLTLNVLMLAWPIEAVKIWQSAL; this is encoded by the coding sequence TTGGCAAGAGGCCGCGAGGGGGACGATTCTTTGAGACACAAGGCCATCCGCAATCGCCGCGGTTATCTGACCGCCGCCGCCATCGTGCTGCTGGCCGGCGCGCTACTGTTCCTGATGGCCCGCCCACCAATTTGCTCCTGCGGCCATGTCGAACTATGGCATGGCGCGCTCGACAGCGGCAACAGCCAGCATATCGCCGACTGGTACAGCCTGAGCCATGTGATCCACGGCTTCCTGTTCTACGCCGCCGCGCATTTGCTGATGCGCCGCCAGCCGCTCGGCCCGCGCCTTGCCCTGGCCGTGCTGGTGGAGTGCGTATGGGAAATTTTGGAAAACTCGCCAATCATTATCGACCGCTATCGGGCGGCGACGATTGCCCTGGGCTATAGTGGCGACACGATCCTGAACTCGATGAGCGACATTGGCATGATGACGCTTGGCTTCCTGTTCGCAGCCCGCGCGCCGGTTGCGGTAACGGTCTGCGCCGGGATTGCGATGGAACTGGTTGCGCTGACGGTCATACGCGACAATCTTACGCTCAATGTGCTGATGCTTGCCTGGCCGATCGAGGCCGTAAAGATCTGGCAGTCGGCGCTTTAG
- the fumC gene encoding class II fumarate hydratase, with amino-acid sequence MSDTRTETDSIGAIEVPASAYWGAQTQRSIENFPFGSTERMPIGVVHALAIVKQAAARVNRAEGLDSEIADAIEAAADSVVVGDHDDQFPLVIWQTGSGTQSNMNVNEVIAGLANEALTGQRGGKAPVHPNDHVNMGQSSNDSFPTALHIAAARAAVDQLFPALDRLHKALDAKAQAWGGIVKIGRTHLQDATPLTLGQEFSGYAHQLYRCRKRIEPSVMHGMMALAQGGTAVGTGLNAPDGFDVAIAREIAAITGLPFRTADNKFEALASNDPLVHLSSTLSTLAVALTKIANDIRLLGSGPRSGLGELDLPANEPGSSIMPGKVNPTQCEMLTMVAAQVIGNHQAVTVGGLQGHLELNVFKPMIGAAVLRSVHLLSVGMDSFAARCVEGLEANEGRIAELVDRSLMLVTALAPEIGYDNAAKIAKHAHAKGLTLKQAGLALGLIDEESFDRLVRPENMV; translated from the coding sequence TTGTCCGATACCCGCACCGAAACCGACAGCATCGGCGCCATAGAGGTGCCCGCCAGCGCCTATTGGGGCGCGCAGACCCAGCGCAGCATCGAAAATTTCCCCTTCGGTTCCACTGAGCGGATGCCCATTGGCGTCGTTCATGCGCTCGCCATCGTCAAACAGGCGGCGGCGCGGGTCAATCGGGCGGAGGGGCTGGATTCCGAAATCGCCGACGCGATTGAAGCGGCCGCCGACAGCGTGGTGGTGGGCGATCATGACGATCAGTTCCCGCTCGTCATCTGGCAAACCGGCAGCGGTACGCAGTCGAACATGAACGTGAATGAGGTGATTGCGGGACTCGCCAATGAAGCGCTGACTGGCCAGCGTGGCGGCAAGGCACCGGTCCATCCCAACGATCATGTGAATATGGGCCAGTCCTCCAACGACAGCTTCCCGACGGCGCTGCACATCGCCGCAGCGCGTGCGGCGGTGGACCAGCTTTTCCCGGCGCTGGACCGCCTGCACAAGGCGCTCGACGCCAAGGCGCAGGCGTGGGGCGGCATCGTGAAGATCGGCCGCACCCATTTGCAGGACGCCACGCCGCTGACGCTGGGTCAGGAATTTTCCGGCTACGCGCATCAGCTCTATCGGTGCCGCAAGCGTATTGAGCCATCGGTCATGCACGGCATGATGGCGCTGGCTCAGGGCGGCACGGCGGTGGGCACCGGCCTGAACGCGCCGGATGGCTTCGACGTCGCCATTGCGCGGGAGATCGCCGCAATCACTGGCCTGCCATTCCGCACCGCCGACAACAAGTTCGAGGCGCTGGCCTCCAACGATCCGCTTGTCCACCTTTCCTCGACGCTGTCCACGCTGGCCGTGGCGCTGACGAAGATCGCCAATGACATTCGCCTGCTGGGCAGTGGGCCACGGTCGGGGCTGGGCGAACTGGATCTGCCCGCGAACGAACCGGGAAGTTCGATCATGCCGGGCAAGGTAAACCCGACCCAGTGCGAAATGCTGACGATGGTGGCCGCGCAGGTGATCGGCAATCATCAGGCGGTCACGGTCGGCGGGCTTCAGGGGCATCTGGAACTCAACGTCTTCAAGCCGATGATCGGCGCGGCGGTGCTGCGCTCCGTCCATCTGCTAAGCGTCGGGATGGACAGCTTCGCCGCGCGCTGCGTCGAAGGGTTGGAGGCGAATGAGGGGCGGATCGCCGAACTGGTTGACCGCTCCCTGATGCTGGTGACGGCGCTCGCCCCGGAGATCGGCTATGACAACGCCGCGAAGATCGCAAAGCACGCCCATGCAAAGGGGTTGACCCTCAAACAGGCGGGTCTTGCACTGGGCCTGATCGATGAAGAGAGTTTCGACCGACTGGTCAGGCCGGAAAATATGGTGTGA
- a CDS encoding SspB family protein, which yields MSDDLPDSLIPYDEIVQEALRAVVGRVLGEVERSGGLPGAHHFYITFKTQAPGVNIPKQLVDRFPDEMTIVLQNKFWDLKVGSDGFEVSLTFNQVAAHLVIPFAAITAFVDPAVNFALQFQVQSDGSPEPHEEAENDAPQVKSEDGSNVVTVDFGKKK from the coding sequence ATGAGCGACGACCTGCCCGATAGCCTGATTCCCTACGATGAAATCGTGCAGGAGGCCCTGCGCGCCGTGGTCGGCCGCGTGCTGGGCGAAGTCGAGCGTTCCGGCGGCCTGCCGGGCGCGCATCATTTCTACATCACCTTCAAGACGCAGGCGCCGGGCGTAAATATCCCCAAGCAGTTGGTGGATCGATTCCCGGACGAAATGACCATCGTCCTCCAGAATAAATTCTGGGACCTGAAGGTCGGCAGCGATGGCTTCGAAGTCAGCCTGACCTTCAATCAGGTGGCGGCGCACCTCGTCATTCCCTTCGCCGCGATCACGGCCTTTGTCGATCCGGCGGTGAATTTCGCGCTTCAGTTCCAGGTGCAGTCCGATGGATCGCCTGAACCGCATGAGGAAGCAGAAAACGACGCGCCGCAGGTAAAGAGCGAAGACGGCTCCAATGTCGTCACCGTGGACTTCGGCAAGAAGAAATAA
- the hisB gene encoding imidazoleglycerol-phosphate dehydratase HisB: MRTAEIHRNTAETQIDVTVNLDGSGVYTVSTGIGFLDHMIEQLSRHSLIDMDVRTVGDLHVDQHHTTEDTAIAIGEAVAKALADKRGISRYGTAYAPMDETLTRVSLDISGRPWIVFKADFTVQRLGEWDTEMIEHWFHSFAQAAGITLHVENLYGSNNHHIVESCFKGLARALRQAVEIDPRKADAIPSTKGML, encoded by the coding sequence ATGCGCACGGCCGAAATTCACCGCAACACTGCGGAAACGCAGATCGACGTGACCGTCAACCTGGACGGGTCCGGCGTCTATACCGTCTCCACCGGCATCGGCTTCCTCGATCATATGATCGAGCAGCTGTCGCGCCATTCGCTGATCGACATGGATGTGAGGACGGTCGGCGACCTGCATGTCGACCAGCATCACACGACCGAGGATACCGCGATCGCGATTGGCGAAGCGGTGGCCAAGGCGTTGGCGGACAAGCGCGGTATATCCCGTTACGGCACAGCCTATGCGCCGATGGACGAGACGCTGACCCGCGTGTCGCTCGACATTTCCGGCCGCCCATGGATCGTGTTCAAGGCTGACTTTACGGTCCAGCGCCTCGGCGAATGGGATACGGAGATGATCGAACACTGGTTCCACAGCTTCGCGCAGGCTGCCGGGATCACGCTGCATGTCGAAAATCTCTACGGCAGTAACAATCACCATATCGTCGAAAGCTGCTTCAAGGGGCTCGCCCGCGCGCTGCGGCAGGCGGTGGAGATCGACCCGCGCAAGGCGGACGCAATCCCCTCCACCAAGGGGATGTTGTGA